One window from the genome of Clupea harengus chromosome 19, Ch_v2.0.2, whole genome shotgun sequence encodes:
- the pdik1l gene encoding serine/threonine-protein kinase pdik1l isoform X3: MVSRSQAKYELIQEVGRGSYGVVYEAVTRSTGARVAVKKIRCHSPENVELALREFWALSSIQSQHPNVIHLEECVLQRDGLAQRMSHGSSSSLYLELVETSLKGEIAFDPQCAYYLWFVMDFCDGGDMNAYLLSRKPSRRTNTSFMLQLGSALAFLHRNQIIHRDLKPDNILISQGRTATGSPEPTLKVADFGLSKVCSTSGLNSEEPASVNKCFLSTACGTDFYMAPEVWEGHYTAKADIFALGIIIWAMVERITFVDVETQKELLGSYVQQGGEIVPLGEALLENPKMELLIPARKKSMNANMKQLIREMLSANPQERPDAFELELRLVRIACRELDWDT; this comes from the exons atggTGAGCCGAAGCCAAGCCAAGTACGAGTTGATCCAGGAGGTGGGTCGAGGCAGCTACGGCGTGGTGTACGAGGCGGTGACGCGGAGCACGGGCGCACGCGTGGCCGTCAAGAAGATCCGCTGCCACTCTCCGGAGAATGTGGAGCTGGCGCTGCGCGAGTTCTGGGCGCTCAGCAGCATCCAGAGCCAGCACCCCAATGTCATCCACCTGGAGGAGTGCGTGTTGCAGAGGGACGGCCTTGCCCAGCGCATGAGCCACGGCTCCAGCTCCTCGCTATACCTAGAG CTGGTGGAGACCTCTCTGAAGGGTGAGATTGCCTTCGACCCCCAGTGCGCCTACTACCTGTGGTTCGTCATGGACTTCTGCGACGGCGGCGACATGAACGCCTACCTGCTGTCGCGCAAGCCCAGCCGCCGCACCAACACCAGCTTCATGCTGCAGCTGGGCAGCGCGCTGGCCTTCCTGCACCGCAACCAGATCATCCACCGCGACCTCAAGCCCGACAACATCCTCATCTCGCAGGGCCGCACGGCCACCGGCTCGCCCGAGCCCACGCTCAAGGTGGCCGACTTCGGCCTCAGCAAGGTCTGCTCGACCTCGGGCCTCAACTCCGAGGAGCCGGCCAGCGTCAACAAGTGCTTCCTGTCGACGGCGTGCGGCACCGACTTTTACATGGCGCCCGAGGTGTGGGAGGGCCACTACACGGCCAAGGCGGACATCTTCGCGCTGGGCATCATCATCTGGGCCATGGTGGAGCGCATCACCTTCGTGGACGTGGAGACGCAGAAGGAGCTGCTGGGCAGCTACGTCCAGCAGGGTGGTGAAATCGTCCCGCTCGGGGAGGCGCTGCTAGAGAACCCCAAGATGGAGCTGCTCATCCCGGCGCGCAAGAAGAGCATGAACGCCAACATGAAGCAGCTGATCCGCGAGATGCTCTCCGCCAACCCGCAGGAGCGGCCCGACGCCTTCGAGCTGGAGCTGCGGCTGGTGCGCATCGCCTGCCGTGAGCTCGACTGGGACACGTGA
- the pdik1l gene encoding serine/threonine-protein kinase pdik1l isoform X2 — translation MKKTEKKRQRRRQVAAAAAEAEARRKERMVSRSQAKYELIQEVGRGSYGVVYEAVTRSTGARVAVKKIRCHSPENVELALREFWALSSIQSQHPNVIHLEECVLQRDGLAQRMSHGSSSSLYLELVETSLKGEIAFDPQCAYYLWFVMDFCDGGDMNAYLLSRKPSRRTNTSFMLQLGSALAFLHRNQIIHRDLKPDNILISQGRTATGSPEPTLKVADFGLSKVCSTSGLNSEEPASVNKCFLSTACGTDFYMAPEVWEGHYTAKADIFALGIIIWAMVERITFVDVETQKELLGSYVQQGGEIVPLGEALLENPKMELLIPARKKSMNANMKQLIREMLSANPQERPDAFELELRLVRIACRELDWDT, via the exons cagcagcagcagcagaagcagaagcgaggaggaaggagaggatggTGAGCCGAAGCCAAGCCAAGTACGAGTTGATCCAGGAGGTGGGTCGAGGCAGCTACGGCGTGGTGTACGAGGCGGTGACGCGGAGCACGGGCGCACGCGTGGCCGTCAAGAAGATCCGCTGCCACTCTCCGGAGAATGTGGAGCTGGCGCTGCGCGAGTTCTGGGCGCTCAGCAGCATCCAGAGCCAGCACCCCAATGTCATCCACCTGGAGGAGTGCGTGTTGCAGAGGGACGGCCTTGCCCAGCGCATGAGCCACGGCTCCAGCTCCTCGCTATACCTAGAG CTGGTGGAGACCTCTCTGAAGGGTGAGATTGCCTTCGACCCCCAGTGCGCCTACTACCTGTGGTTCGTCATGGACTTCTGCGACGGCGGCGACATGAACGCCTACCTGCTGTCGCGCAAGCCCAGCCGCCGCACCAACACCAGCTTCATGCTGCAGCTGGGCAGCGCGCTGGCCTTCCTGCACCGCAACCAGATCATCCACCGCGACCTCAAGCCCGACAACATCCTCATCTCGCAGGGCCGCACGGCCACCGGCTCGCCCGAGCCCACGCTCAAGGTGGCCGACTTCGGCCTCAGCAAGGTCTGCTCGACCTCGGGCCTCAACTCCGAGGAGCCGGCCAGCGTCAACAAGTGCTTCCTGTCGACGGCGTGCGGCACCGACTTTTACATGGCGCCCGAGGTGTGGGAGGGCCACTACACGGCCAAGGCGGACATCTTCGCGCTGGGCATCATCATCTGGGCCATGGTGGAGCGCATCACCTTCGTGGACGTGGAGACGCAGAAGGAGCTGCTGGGCAGCTACGTCCAGCAGGGTGGTGAAATCGTCCCGCTCGGGGAGGCGCTGCTAGAGAACCCCAAGATGGAGCTGCTCATCCCGGCGCGCAAGAAGAGCATGAACGCCAACATGAAGCAGCTGATCCGCGAGATGCTCTCCGCCAACCCGCAGGAGCGGCCCGACGCCTTCGAGCTGGAGCTGCGGCTGGTGCGCATCGCCTGCCGTGAGCTCGACTGGGACACGTGA
- the pdik1l gene encoding serine/threonine-protein kinase pdik1l isoform X1 produces the protein MKKTEKKRQRRRQVAAAAAAEAEARRKERMVSRSQAKYELIQEVGRGSYGVVYEAVTRSTGARVAVKKIRCHSPENVELALREFWALSSIQSQHPNVIHLEECVLQRDGLAQRMSHGSSSSLYLELVETSLKGEIAFDPQCAYYLWFVMDFCDGGDMNAYLLSRKPSRRTNTSFMLQLGSALAFLHRNQIIHRDLKPDNILISQGRTATGSPEPTLKVADFGLSKVCSTSGLNSEEPASVNKCFLSTACGTDFYMAPEVWEGHYTAKADIFALGIIIWAMVERITFVDVETQKELLGSYVQQGGEIVPLGEALLENPKMELLIPARKKSMNANMKQLIREMLSANPQERPDAFELELRLVRIACRELDWDT, from the exons cagcagcagcagcagcagaagcagaagcgaggaggaaggagaggatggTGAGCCGAAGCCAAGCCAAGTACGAGTTGATCCAGGAGGTGGGTCGAGGCAGCTACGGCGTGGTGTACGAGGCGGTGACGCGGAGCACGGGCGCACGCGTGGCCGTCAAGAAGATCCGCTGCCACTCTCCGGAGAATGTGGAGCTGGCGCTGCGCGAGTTCTGGGCGCTCAGCAGCATCCAGAGCCAGCACCCCAATGTCATCCACCTGGAGGAGTGCGTGTTGCAGAGGGACGGCCTTGCCCAGCGCATGAGCCACGGCTCCAGCTCCTCGCTATACCTAGAG CTGGTGGAGACCTCTCTGAAGGGTGAGATTGCCTTCGACCCCCAGTGCGCCTACTACCTGTGGTTCGTCATGGACTTCTGCGACGGCGGCGACATGAACGCCTACCTGCTGTCGCGCAAGCCCAGCCGCCGCACCAACACCAGCTTCATGCTGCAGCTGGGCAGCGCGCTGGCCTTCCTGCACCGCAACCAGATCATCCACCGCGACCTCAAGCCCGACAACATCCTCATCTCGCAGGGCCGCACGGCCACCGGCTCGCCCGAGCCCACGCTCAAGGTGGCCGACTTCGGCCTCAGCAAGGTCTGCTCGACCTCGGGCCTCAACTCCGAGGAGCCGGCCAGCGTCAACAAGTGCTTCCTGTCGACGGCGTGCGGCACCGACTTTTACATGGCGCCCGAGGTGTGGGAGGGCCACTACACGGCCAAGGCGGACATCTTCGCGCTGGGCATCATCATCTGGGCCATGGTGGAGCGCATCACCTTCGTGGACGTGGAGACGCAGAAGGAGCTGCTGGGCAGCTACGTCCAGCAGGGTGGTGAAATCGTCCCGCTCGGGGAGGCGCTGCTAGAGAACCCCAAGATGGAGCTGCTCATCCCGGCGCGCAAGAAGAGCATGAACGCCAACATGAAGCAGCTGATCCGCGAGATGCTCTCCGCCAACCCGCAGGAGCGGCCCGACGCCTTCGAGCTGGAGCTGCGGCTGGTGCGCATCGCCTGCCGTGAGCTCGACTGGGACACGTGA